A genomic window from Microscilla marina ATCC 23134 includes:
- a CDS encoding CHASE2 domain-containing protein has translation MEKSRRSTGIKLAATITNAFLLIYFTFQLLNQPFVHGNEVPLIQGVTYFKNIVLNLEDKPHHKDLMFIDVAYDKQMIEKLDTNGFPIGKQAITDRKKLAKFFKVLNRKPSNQKFVICDIFFADPATVDECAGDTASADVALRAELAKMKNIVLSYHFKEDKDSLDLPIFRAPPRGIADYATTNNTFLKFNLLYRDSIKSSPLVMYETLHKQSLKKGKWFYWLSGKRILKSFIVDFKVRNYDLFVSKNRYKVDNLDALLTLDDEDILAHVKDRIIVVGDFQSDKHETIYGETVGPLILLNTYLGLLNGDNVVTPMFLIFLFGCFFCLSMMIFYPANYLERWLKNTFENTQFKSAITLLSYMSLLIVTSALSFFLFNIHLSILLLTIYLYVLKNIVRFIYRRLGWIEKNGSENEQKATLA, from the coding sequence ATGGAAAAATCAAGGCGTTCGACAGGCATAAAACTGGCCGCAACTATAACAAATGCGTTTTTGTTGATTTATTTTACATTTCAGTTGCTCAATCAACCTTTTGTACATGGCAATGAGGTCCCTTTGATTCAGGGAGTTACTTATTTTAAAAACATAGTACTCAATCTGGAAGATAAGCCCCATCATAAAGACCTGATGTTTATAGATGTGGCCTATGACAAACAAATGATTGAGAAACTGGACACCAATGGGTTTCCTATAGGTAAGCAAGCCATTACTGATCGTAAAAAGCTGGCAAAATTTTTCAAAGTACTCAATCGAAAACCTTCGAATCAGAAGTTTGTGATTTGTGATATTTTCTTTGCCGACCCTGCCACAGTAGACGAGTGTGCAGGAGACACTGCATCAGCTGATGTAGCCCTTAGGGCTGAGCTGGCAAAAATGAAAAATATTGTACTATCTTATCATTTTAAAGAAGATAAAGACAGCCTTGATCTGCCCATTTTTAGAGCACCTCCACGGGGCATTGCCGACTATGCCACTACCAACAATACTTTCCTGAAGTTTAACTTGTTGTACCGCGACTCCATCAAGTCGTCGCCTTTGGTGATGTATGAAACCTTGCACAAGCAGTCGCTCAAAAAAGGTAAATGGTTTTACTGGCTCAGCGGCAAGCGCATACTTAAGTCGTTTATTGTCGATTTTAAGGTGCGTAACTATGATTTATTTGTGTCGAAAAACCGCTATAAAGTAGACAACCTTGATGCTTTACTTACCCTGGATGATGAAGACATTCTGGCACATGTCAAAGACCGGATCATTGTGGTAGGTGATTTTCAGAGCGACAAACACGAAACCATTTATGGCGAAACGGTAGGGCCACTTATTTTACTCAATACCTACCTTGGCTTGCTCAATGGCGACAATGTAGTCACCCCGATGTTTTTAATTTTCTTGTTTGGGTGTTTTTTTTGCCTGTCAATGATGATTTTTTACCCTGCCAATTATCTGGAGCGCTGGCTTAAAAACACCTTCGAAAACACCCAATTTAAATCGGCGATTACTTTGCTTAGCTATATGTCGTTGCTCATTGTTACCTCAGCACTTTCTTTCTTTTTGTTCAACATTCACCTCAGTATTTTGTTGCTTACTATTTATTTGTATGTGCTCAAAAACATTGTACGCTTTATTTACCGCAGGTTAGGTTGGATAGAAAAAAACGGATCAGAAAACGAACAAAAGGCTACCTTGGCTTAG